The Terriglobales bacterium genomic sequence CGACCTCATCGATCAGGACCTGCTGCTGCAGAAGGGCAAGGACCTGGGCATCACCGGCGACACGGAACTCATCAAGCGCCTGGACGAGATCCGCAAGCAGCTCAACCTGGAGACCATGGAGGACCTGCAGCGCGCCGCCGAGAAAGAAGGCGTCTCCTACGAGGACTTCAAGCAGAACATCCGCAACGGCATCATCACCCAGCAGGTGATCCAGCGCGAGGTCGGCTCCCACATCCAGATCACCCAGGAAGAGGTCCGCAAGTTCTACGAGGAGCACAAGAAGGACATGGAGCAGCCGGAGCAGGTGCGGCTGGAGGAGATCCTGGTCTCCACCCAGCCCGCGGGCGCGCCGGAAGGCGCGGACCCCGACGCCGCCACCCTGGCCGCGGCCGAGAAGAAGGCCCACGACCTGCTCGACCAGATCCACAAGGGCGCCTCCTTCGAGGAGCTGGCCAAGAAGTACTCCGCCGACGCCAACTCGGCCCCCCAGGGCGGCGACCTGGGCTACTTCAAGCGTGGCACCATGGTGAAGTCGCTGGAAGACGTCATCTTTGCCATGAAGGCGGGCGAGGTCTCCGACGTGGTCCGCACCAAGCAGGGCTACATCCTGATGAAGGTGAGCGAGCACACGCCGGCGGGCGTGCCTCCGCTCAAAGACGTGGAGGAGAAGGTGCAGACCGCCAT encodes the following:
- a CDS encoding peptidylprolyl isomerase yields the protein MKKRYWVPVLCLIVISTCLFASDTVIQEIIAHINSDVITRADLQHGQEQLMNDLRQQYGAEADRHYPEREKDVLRDLIDQDLLLQKGKDLGITGDTELIKRLDEIRKQLNLETMEDLQRAAEKEGVSYEDFKQNIRNGIITQQVIQREVGSHIQITQEEVRKFYEEHKKDMEQPEQVRLEEILVSTQPAGAPEGADPDAATLAAAEKKAHDLLDQIHKGASFEELAKKYSADANSAPQGGDLGYFKRGTMVKSLEDVIFAMKAGEVSDVVRTKQGYILMKVSEHTPAGVPPLKDVEEKVQTAIYYQKLTPAVRVYLTKLREEAYIDIKPGFVDSGASPNETKPVFVNTAAQDQAKKKKKKKFLVF